CCTGCACGGCAAGGATGCGCACGGTCTCGCCTTGCTGCGTCGGCCACAGCGGCCACACCAGCAGCGCGGCCCCCGCCGCGGCCACGCCGGTGAACTGGGCCGCGCGCCGAAGCGCGTGCCCGGCCTTCGGGCGCGGCGCAAGCTGCGCATCCCGCGGGAGCAAGACGACCTCGATCGTGAACGCGACGAACCACACGACGAGAAACGCGACGCCGGCGAAGCCGACCCACGACACCAGCTCGAGCAGGGGCGAGTTCGACTGCGATTGCGCGATCCGGCCCCACGCGAAGCCGCCATACGGCACGTTCGACGCGAGTGTCTCGCGCAGGGTCCACAGGCTCGCCACGGCAACGGGTAGCGCGCCAAGCGACCGCGTGCGGCCGCTATGCAGCGGAAGGCGCCGGTACGCGACGGCGATCGCGATCGACCCGAGCATCCACCACAGCGCCATGAGCGCCGAGAGCGCGGCCCACGGCACGGGCCCGAGGAACAGCGACGTCCACGAGACGTGCATGAGGTAGAACGCGAGGCCGCCGAGGAAACCCAGGTACGCCGCGATGCCCGGGCGTTGCCCGCGGATCGCGAGCAAGTTCAACGCCACGCCGATCGGCGCGGCCCACCACCAGGCGCGCTCGGGGAACGAGAGTGTCAGCGCGAACGCGCCCGCGAACATTGCGGCGAGCGCGGCGATGAACGGGAGCGGCTGGGGAGCTGCGGGCCTCACGACTCGTTGCCCGAGTAGGCGACGATTCCGCGGTGGATGAGCTGGCGGGCTTGATCGGCGTTCGTCGCGATGCGACCGCCGGCCGCCTTGCCGATCTGGTCGAGCACGTCGAGCACCTGACGCACCTGCCGCACGAAGTCACCCGCGGCGAGATCGGTGCGCTCGAGCACGCGGTCGAGCGGCACGCCACTCGCCCAGCGGTACATCGCGGGCGCGAGGCCCGTCGAGAGTTCTGACGTGCGCGGCACGTGGTGCAGCTCTTCGAGCTCGTCGAGTTCGATCCAGAGCTCCTGCATCCGCTCCAGCGCGGGGCGGAACTCGCCCTTCGGCATGCGACCCATCTGCGGGTTCTCTTCTTCTCGGCGCGGTTCGTAGGTAAGGCAACTCGCCATCGCGGCGAGCTGGGCCGGGTCGAGACCGAGCCAGACCTCGCGGCGCAGACACTCGGCCGTGAGCAGGTCGCGCTCGCCGTAGATGCGCTGCAGCGTGCGGCCGCTGCCGGTCACCTCGAGCTGATCGCCCTCCCCCGCGCGCAGGTAGCCGCGGTGCAGCAGCAGCTCGGTGAGGCGATCGAAGGTGCGGGCGACCGCACCGGTGCGGTGTTCGATGTCGCGCACGAGGCGGTCGGTCTCGCGCTCGAGGCGCCAGTAACGCTCGGCCCAGCGCGCGTGGTCCTCTCGCTCGCGGCAGTCGTGGCAGGGGTGTTGCTGGAGTTCCTTGCGGAGCTCATCGAGTCGCTTCCGACGCTCCTCGCGTGCCCCGTGGCTGCCCGGGTCCTGCGCATGAATCTTCTGCTTCTCAACGTCGCTGAGCTGTCTACGCAGCGACGAGTACTCAAGAAAGTCGCCCTTGTCGCAGTGCATCGCCTCGAGGTAGCCCTCGAGCGCCTCGCGCTGCTGCCGCACGGTGCGCGCGATATCGACGACCGAGCGGTCTGCTTGGAACTGCGCGAACGAGGTTTCGAGCAGCTGGCGCGTGCGCTCGCGGCCGAAGCGGTCGAGCAGGTTCACGGTCATGTTGTAGGTCGGGCGGAACGACGAGTTGAGCGGATACGAGCGGCGGGATGCGAGGGCCGCGATCGCCTCCGGCTGCACGCCATCGCGCCAGAGCACCACAGCATGGCCCTCGTGGTCGATGCCGCGGCGCCCAGCGCGGCCGGTGAGCTGCGTGTACTCCCCCGGCGTGATCGGCACACGCGAAACGCCGTTGAACTTCTCGAGCCGCTCGAGCACGACGGTGCGCGCGGGCATGTTGATGCCGAGTGCGAGCGTCTCAGTCGCGAAGACCACTTTCAGCAGGCGGCGCTGGAACAGCTCCTCGACAATCTCCTTCCACGCCGGCAGCAATCCAGCGTGGTGCGCGGCGACACCGCGTTCGAGCCCGTCGCGCCACTTCCAAAACCCAAGCACGGCGAGGTCTTCGTCGAGCATGTTGCGCGTGCGTTCCTCAACGATCTCGCGAATCTCCTCGCGCTCGGCGCGGGTGTTGAGGTTGATGCCCCAGCCAGTCACTTGGTTGACCGCGTCGTCGCAGCCCGCGCGCGAGAAGATGAAGAAGATCGCGGGCAGCAGCGCGGCCTCGTCGAGCATGTCGACGACGGCACCGCGATCGACCCGCACGTTCCGCGGCCCGCGGCCACCCTTCCCGCGCCCGCCGCGGCCCTGACGCTCCCCCTGGGTCACGCGGACGAGCTCGGGGTTGACCTGGTCGGTGATGCGATCGTTCTTCGTGCGGAAGAGGTCGAATAACCTCGACCCCACGAGCACGTGCTGATAGAGCGGCGTCGGCCGCACCTCCGACACAATCACCTCGGTGTCGCCGCGCACGGCCTGCAACCAGTCGCCGAACTCCTCGGCGTTCGAGACCGTGGCCGACAGCGAGATCATGCGCACCTCGCTGGGCAGGTGAATGATCACCTCTTCCCACACCGCGCCGCGGAAGCGGTCGGCGAGGTAGTGCACCTCGTCCATCACGACGAACGCGAGGTCATCGAGCAGCTCACTGCCCGCGTAGATCATGTTGCGCAGTACCTCGGTAGTCATCACCACGATGCGGGCACGCGAGTTGATGTTGACGTCACCCGTCAGCAGGCCGACCTCGCTCGCGCCGTAATCGGCGACGAGCTCCTGAAACTTCTGGTTCGAGAGCGCCTTAATCGGCGTCGTGTAAAAGATCTTCGCGTTGGGGTCACGCATCGCGAGAAACACCGCGAACTCGGCGACCACGGTCTTGCCGGCGCCGGTCGGCGCGGCGACAAGCACCGAGTTGCCCCGGTCGAGAGCCTCGCACGCCGAGAGCTGGAACGCGTCGAGA
The Gulosibacter sediminis genome window above contains:
- a CDS encoding DEAD/DEAH box helicase, whose protein sequence is MTDSSPAERYARATARAAHPNLELFRDLQRFDLDAFQLSACEALDRGNSVLVAAPTGAGKTVVAEFAVFLAMRDPNAKIFYTTPIKALSNQKFQELVADYGASEVGLLTGDVNINSRARIVVMTTEVLRNMIYAGSELLDDLAFVVMDEVHYLADRFRGAVWEEVIIHLPSEVRMISLSATVSNAEEFGDWLQAVRGDTEVIVSEVRPTPLYQHVLVGSRLFDLFRTKNDRITDQVNPELVRVTQGERQGRGGRGKGGRGPRNVRVDRGAVVDMLDEAALLPAIFFIFSRAGCDDAVNQVTGWGINLNTRAEREEIREIVEERTRNMLDEDLAVLGFWKWRDGLERGVAAHHAGLLPAWKEIVEELFQRRLLKVVFATETLALGINMPARTVVLERLEKFNGVSRVPITPGEYTQLTGRAGRRGIDHEGHAVVLWRDGVQPEAIAALASRRSYPLNSSFRPTYNMTVNLLDRFGRERTRQLLETSFAQFQADRSVVDIARTVRQQREALEGYLEAMHCDKGDFLEYSSLRRQLSDVEKQKIHAQDPGSHGAREERRKRLDELRKELQQHPCHDCREREDHARWAERYWRLERETDRLVRDIEHRTGAVARTFDRLTELLLHRGYLRAGEGDQLEVTGSGRTLQRIYGERDLLTAECLRREVWLGLDPAQLAAMASCLTYEPRREEENPQMGRMPKGEFRPALERMQELWIELDELEELHHVPRTSELSTGLAPAMYRWASGVPLDRVLERTDLAAGDFVRQVRQVLDVLDQIGKAAGGRIATNADQARQLIHRGIVAYSGNES